In one Niveibacterium umoris genomic region, the following are encoded:
- a CDS encoding EamA family transporter has protein sequence MIALQVVVAFIWGGTWIAGRIVAAEMPPLAAAGWRFLLGTLTLGLLVWHSAGKLPRIGRADLARILAMGFTGILAYNLCFFYGLQHVQAGRGALVIALNPVAVALAAWLLMGEALSLARLAGVAIALAGCLMVIGRGDPLALLRGEIGSGEIAILGCVAGWCAYTLIGRRVSRTLAPLTMTFYASVAGGLMLLCAGLAEGSLRTLPVVSWHAVAALLYLGILGSGFSYVWYAQGVMRLGAARAAVFINLVPISAVLLAALILDEHVGMSVLAGGVLVLAGVWLTNLRNPGGRG, from the coding sequence GTGATTGCCTTGCAAGTCGTGGTTGCCTTCATCTGGGGTGGCACCTGGATCGCGGGCCGCATCGTTGCTGCCGAGATGCCGCCACTGGCTGCGGCCGGCTGGCGTTTCTTGCTGGGCACCTTGACGCTGGGCCTGCTGGTCTGGCACAGCGCGGGCAAGCTGCCACGGATCGGTCGCGCCGATCTGGCGCGCATTCTGGCGATGGGCTTCACCGGCATCCTCGCCTACAACCTCTGCTTCTTCTATGGACTCCAGCATGTGCAGGCAGGCCGCGGCGCACTGGTGATCGCGCTCAACCCGGTGGCGGTGGCCCTTGCCGCATGGCTTCTGATGGGTGAGGCGCTGAGTCTCGCGCGCCTGGCAGGTGTTGCGATTGCGCTGGCAGGGTGTCTGATGGTGATCGGTCGCGGCGACCCGCTGGCGCTATTGCGTGGCGAAATCGGCAGCGGCGAGATCGCAATCCTCGGCTGCGTCGCCGGGTGGTGTGCCTATACGCTGATCGGGCGGCGCGTGAGTCGTACCCTCGCACCGCTGACGATGACCTTCTATGCCTCGGTGGCCGGCGGTCTGATGCTGCTGTGCGCGGGCCTCGCCGAAGGCAGCCTGCGCACGCTGCCCGTAGTGTCGTGGCATGCCGTGGCGGCGCTGCTCTACCTCGGCATACTCGGCAGCGGGTTCTCCTATGTCTGGTACGCGCAGGGCGTGATGCGCCTGGGCGCGGCGCGCGCCGCCGTCTTCATCAATCTGGTGCCGATCAGCGCAGTCTTGCTTGCGGCGCTGATCCTCGACGAACATGTCGGCATGTCGGTGCTGGCGGGCGGTGTGCTGGTGCTGGCCGGGGTGTGGCTGACGAATCTCAGGAATCCTGGAGGGCGGGGTTGA
- a CDS encoding SDR family NAD(P)-dependent oxidoreductase: MAQKTVLIAGASRGIGLEFARQYAIQGWKVYAGVRTPAKATELMRVKGVEVIPLDVTSANSIAGAAWHADEDPLDLLVVCAGLYGPETQGFLAPGNEDFDAVMHTNVLGPMRVIQAFADSLISRRGKIAVISSTMGSISGTTSATGLLYRASKAAVNMVAKCAASEYGPRGLTVVSLHPGWVKTAMGGPNAQIEAYDSVLGMRGVLDRVGPADNGAYLNYDGTPIPW; the protein is encoded by the coding sequence ATGGCGCAGAAGACGGTTCTGATTGCAGGGGCATCGCGCGGTATCGGGCTGGAGTTCGCCCGCCAGTACGCGATCCAGGGCTGGAAGGTCTATGCCGGCGTGCGTACGCCGGCGAAGGCGACCGAGCTGATGCGGGTCAAGGGCGTCGAGGTGATCCCGCTCGACGTGACCTCGGCCAATTCGATCGCAGGTGCGGCCTGGCATGCGGACGAGGATCCGCTCGACCTGCTGGTCGTGTGTGCCGGGCTCTACGGCCCAGAAACCCAGGGTTTTCTCGCGCCCGGCAATGAAGACTTCGATGCGGTGATGCACACCAACGTGTTGGGCCCGATGCGCGTGATCCAGGCGTTTGCCGACTCGCTCATCAGTCGGCGCGGCAAGATCGCCGTGATCTCGTCCACGATGGGCTCGATCAGTGGCACCACGTCGGCCACCGGGCTGCTGTATCGCGCCTCGAAGGCGGCGGTGAACATGGTGGCCAAGTGCGCTGCCAGCGAATATGGCCCGCGCGGCCTTACCGTGGTGTCGCTGCACCCGGGTTGGGTCAAGACGGCGATGGGCGGACCCAACGCGCAGATCGAAGCCTACGACTCGGTGCTCGGCATGCGCGGCGTGCTCGATCGTGTCGGTCCGGCCGACAACGGCGCTTACTTGAATTACGACGGCACACCGATTCCCTGGTAA
- a CDS encoding thioredoxin family protein — protein sequence MPAFAWRLAPLSVFLLLACSKAPDPKPAPALPATGQSLPAASGSGAVSWFNGGVDAAFAEAARTNKPVFLYWGAEWCPYCNQVKATLFNRADFAERAKQFIPVELDGDSADGQKLASRFKVSGYPTMILFRPDGTELTRLPGEVDPQHYLQVLALGMNAGRPVKEVLAAALAGRPTTADDWRLLAYYPFDADEEQLVRKAALPATLAQLAASVPPAESALATRLALKAFIAQAQMTPQPTLASDAGAQLIEKLLADAAEARSLFDLLIIDPDKVVPLVTPSGGAARRALAQQWSQALERLTQDATLSTTDRLSALGARVALGKLEGATPVEPAQLRKQIQAADAATNNGFERQSVIYTAAGVLTDAGLLDDSDALLKAELKRSHAPYYFMRMLGGNAKKRGDTAAALKWYEDAWAASHGGATRLQWGTGYLNGLLDLTPDDAVRIEAAATRLLDEVASTPDAFYLRNRTALERSAKKLAAWHATGKHTASHAAIAAKARAVCKGLPSGDPQRPVCDAIAKTMG from the coding sequence ATGCCCGCATTCGCATGGCGCCTGGCGCCGCTCAGCGTGTTCCTGCTGTTGGCCTGCTCGAAAGCGCCTGACCCCAAACCCGCTCCAGCTCTGCCCGCCACCGGACAAAGCCTTCCGGCCGCGAGCGGCAGTGGTGCTGTGTCGTGGTTCAACGGCGGTGTGGATGCCGCCTTCGCCGAGGCCGCGCGCACCAACAAGCCGGTGTTCCTGTACTGGGGTGCGGAGTGGTGTCCCTACTGCAACCAGGTCAAGGCGACGCTGTTCAACCGCGCGGATTTCGCCGAACGCGCAAAGCAATTCATTCCGGTCGAACTCGATGGCGATTCGGCCGACGGGCAGAAACTCGCGAGCCGCTTCAAGGTCAGCGGCTACCCCACGATGATCCTCTTCCGCCCCGACGGCACCGAGCTCACCCGCTTGCCCGGCGAAGTCGATCCCCAGCACTACCTGCAAGTCCTCGCGCTCGGGATGAACGCGGGCCGACCGGTAAAGGAAGTCCTCGCCGCAGCGCTGGCCGGACGCCCGACCACGGCCGACGACTGGCGCCTGCTCGCGTACTACCCGTTCGATGCGGACGAGGAACAACTCGTCCGCAAGGCGGCGTTGCCCGCCACGCTGGCGCAGCTCGCCGCCAGCGTGCCGCCGGCCGAATCGGCACTGGCGACGCGTCTCGCGCTCAAGGCCTTCATTGCGCAGGCGCAGATGACGCCACAACCGACGCTGGCCAGCGACGCCGGTGCGCAGCTAATCGAGAAGCTGCTCGCGGATGCGGCGGAAGCGCGGTCGCTCTTCGATCTGCTGATCATCGACCCCGACAAGGTGGTGCCGCTGGTGACACCGTCGGGCGGCGCGGCGCGCCGCGCGCTTGCGCAGCAGTGGAGCCAGGCGCTCGAACGTTTGACGCAGGACGCCACGCTGTCGACCACCGATCGCCTGTCCGCACTCGGGGCGCGGGTGGCGCTCGGCAAGCTGGAAGGCGCCACACCGGTCGAGCCGGCGCAACTGCGCAAACAGATTCAGGCTGCGGACGCGGCGACGAACAACGGCTTCGAGCGCCAGTCGGTGATCTACACCGCTGCCGGCGTGCTGACCGACGCGGGCTTGCTCGACGATTCCGACGCGCTCCTCAAGGCCGAACTCAAACGCTCGCATGCGCCCTACTACTTCATGCGGATGCTGGGTGGCAATGCGAAGAAGCGGGGCGACACCGCCGCCGCGCTCAAATGGTACGAGGACGCCTGGGCCGCCTCGCACGGTGGCGCAACCCGTTTGCAGTGGGGCACGGGTTACCTCAACGGCCTGCTCGATCTGACGCCGGATGACGCGGTGCGGATCGAAGCGGCTGCTACGCGGCTGTTGGACGAGGTCGCGAGCACGCCGGACGCGTTCTACCTGCGCAACCGCACGGCGCTTGAGCGCAGCGCGAAGAAACTGGCTGCCTGGCATGCCACAGGCAAGCACACGGCCAGTCATGCCGCAATCGCGGCGAAGGCGCGTGCGGTATGCAAAGGCTTGCCATCCGGCGATCCGCAGCGCCCGGTCTGCGATGCAATCGCGAAGACCATGGGCTGA
- a CDS encoding acyl-CoA dehydrogenase family protein, protein MLLTQEQEMIRDAVRAYAQDCIAPHAAAWDRDHSFPREALRGLAELGVLGIVVPEAHGGAGLDYVSLALAIEEIAAADGATSTIVSVQNSVVCGPLNAFGNAAQKLEWLVPLARGEKLGCFCLTEPHVGSDAGAIRTRAVRDGDGWVLDGVKQFITTGKHADVAIVFAVTDPKAGKKGISAFVVPTATPGYVVARVEDKMGQRASDTAQILFEQCRVGPDALLGSEGEGYRIALANLEGGRIGIAAQALGMARAALDAALRYAKERESFGQPIIQHQAVAFRLADMATRLEAARQLVWHAAALKDAGRPCLKEASQAKLFASEMAEAVCSDAIQIHGGYGYVTDFPVERIYRDVRVCQIYEGTSDIQRLVISRALAAG, encoded by the coding sequence ATGCTGCTCACGCAAGAACAGGAAATGATCCGCGATGCGGTGCGCGCCTACGCGCAGGACTGCATCGCCCCCCACGCCGCGGCATGGGATCGCGACCACAGTTTCCCGCGCGAGGCCCTGCGCGGTCTCGCCGAACTCGGTGTGCTCGGCATCGTGGTTCCCGAAGCGCACGGCGGCGCGGGCCTAGACTATGTCTCGCTGGCGCTGGCGATCGAAGAGATCGCGGCGGCAGACGGCGCCACCTCCACCATCGTCAGCGTGCAGAACTCGGTTGTCTGCGGGCCGCTCAATGCTTTCGGCAACGCGGCGCAGAAACTCGAGTGGCTGGTGCCGCTGGCGCGCGGCGAGAAACTCGGCTGTTTCTGTCTGACCGAGCCGCATGTCGGCTCCGACGCAGGCGCCATCCGTACCCGCGCCGTACGGGATGGCGACGGCTGGGTGCTCGATGGCGTCAAGCAGTTCATCACCACCGGCAAGCACGCCGACGTCGCGATCGTCTTCGCCGTGACCGACCCGAAGGCCGGCAAGAAAGGCATCTCGGCTTTCGTCGTGCCCACCGCAACCCCCGGCTATGTCGTCGCCCGGGTCGAAGACAAGATGGGTCAGCGCGCGTCGGACACTGCACAGATCCTGTTCGAGCAATGCCGCGTGGGCCCTGATGCGCTGCTTGGCAGCGAGGGCGAGGGCTACCGCATCGCGCTGGCCAACCTCGAAGGTGGCCGCATCGGGATCGCTGCGCAGGCGCTCGGCATGGCGCGGGCGGCGCTCGACGCGGCGCTGCGTTACGCGAAGGAACGCGAGAGCTTCGGCCAGCCGATCATCCAGCATCAGGCGGTTGCCTTCCGCCTCGCCGACATGGCGACGCGGCTGGAGGCTGCACGCCAGTTGGTGTGGCACGCAGCCGCGCTGAAAGACGCCGGCCGGCCGTGCCTGAAGGAAGCCTCGCAGGCCAAGCTTTTCGCCAGCGAGATGGCGGAGGCGGTCTGCTCCGACGCGATCCAGATCCACGGCGGCTATGGCTATGTCACCGACTTTCCGGTCGAGCGCATCTACCGCGATGTGCGGGTCTGCCAGATCTACGAAGGCACCAGCGATATCCAGCGCCTGGTGATCAGTCGCGCGCTGGCGGCCGGCTGA
- a CDS encoding 2-hydroxychromene-2-carboxylate isomerase yields the protein MSAFIDFYFDFASPYCYVGSKLIEEIAERHGRTVIWHPMVLGAAFKAVGGAPLPTLPLRHDYVERDVTRLAKFYGLPYQHPKQYPIPTQHAAAAFLWGQDRDPERAKAFAAQVFQAYFVEGRNIAELDVVLDLIESFGLDRSAAHEALNGAPVKERLKAETELAIARGVFSAPFFIVDGEPFWGYSRLPILEKWLADGPF from the coding sequence TTGAGCGCCTTCATCGATTTCTACTTCGATTTTGCATCGCCCTACTGTTACGTCGGTTCGAAGCTGATCGAAGAGATCGCCGAGCGGCATGGCCGCACGGTCATCTGGCATCCGATGGTGCTGGGTGCTGCCTTCAAGGCCGTGGGCGGCGCGCCGCTGCCGACCTTGCCGCTGCGCCACGACTATGTCGAGCGAGACGTCACGCGCCTGGCGAAGTTCTACGGCCTGCCCTACCAGCACCCCAAGCAGTATCCGATACCGACACAGCACGCGGCGGCAGCCTTCCTGTGGGGGCAGGACCGCGACCCCGAGCGCGCCAAGGCCTTCGCCGCGCAGGTCTTTCAGGCCTACTTTGTCGAGGGGCGCAACATTGCCGAACTGGACGTCGTGCTCGACCTGATCGAATCCTTCGGGCTCGATCGCAGCGCCGCTCACGAGGCGCTCAATGGCGCGCCGGTGAAGGAGCGGCTCAAGGCCGAGACCGAGCTTGCGATCGCGCGCGGCGTGTTCTCTGCGCCCTTCTTCATTGTCGACGGCGAGCCCTTCTGGGGCTACTCGCGCTTGCCGATTCTCGAAAAGTGGCTGGCCGACGGCCCGTTCTGA
- a CDS encoding 2-hydroxychromene-2-carboxylate isomerase → MPAPIDFYFDFSSPYGYLAAEVIDTIASKHGRAVIWHPILLGAAFKAMGAVPLPNVPLKGEYVLRDVARSARFLGLPFKRPTHFPIPTQNAARAFLWLNDRNTTKARELARALYRAYFVEDINISEADTVLDIAAGLGIARVELSDAISTGAIKERLKAEVDVALARGVFGSPFFIVEGEPFWGVDRLPQIEKWLSEGAF, encoded by the coding sequence ATGCCCGCTCCGATCGATTTCTATTTCGACTTTTCCTCGCCCTACGGATACCTGGCGGCTGAGGTGATCGACACGATCGCCAGCAAGCATGGTCGTGCCGTGATCTGGCACCCCATCCTGCTCGGCGCCGCGTTCAAGGCGATGGGCGCGGTGCCACTGCCCAATGTGCCGCTCAAAGGGGAATACGTGTTGCGCGACGTGGCACGTTCGGCCCGCTTTCTCGGGCTCCCGTTCAAGCGGCCGACGCACTTCCCGATTCCCACCCAGAACGCGGCGCGTGCCTTCCTGTGGCTGAACGACCGCAACACGACCAAGGCCCGCGAATTGGCCCGTGCGCTGTACCGCGCTTACTTCGTCGAAGACATCAACATTTCCGAAGCGGACACGGTGCTCGACATCGCTGCAGGGCTTGGCATCGCGCGCGTCGAGCTCTCCGACGCGATCAGCACCGGCGCGATCAAGGAGCGGCTCAAGGCCGAAGTCGACGTGGCGCTGGCGCGCGGCGTTTTCGGCTCCCCCTTCTTCATCGTCGAGGGTGAGCCCTTCTGGGGCGTCGACCGCCTGCCGCAGATCGAGAAGTGGCTGTCGGAAGGGGCTTTCTGA
- a CDS encoding class I SAM-dependent methyltransferase has product MTHADVSTLFTDKVRDYIVGRPGYPAILIGLLAEAVGASPGQQVADVGCGTGLLAQAFLQRGFRVTGIEPNDAMREAGARLLAALPSFDMRGGTAEQTGLADASVDGIAVGTAFHWFDPALTRAEFRRILRPGGWVALIGNERHVVADADAAFADLLARFRGDAHERMRMLEDCAPEAFLGAAARHFEVPHRLAVDREAFVALALSRSYMPRANSPRRAEAEAAIAATFEAHAVEGRYVLNYRATVFGTRVF; this is encoded by the coding sequence ATGACGCACGCGGATGTCAGCACACTGTTTACGGACAAGGTGCGTGACTACATCGTCGGTCGTCCCGGCTATCCCGCGATCTTGATCGGCCTGCTGGCCGAGGCGGTCGGCGCCAGCCCTGGCCAGCAGGTGGCCGATGTGGGTTGCGGCACCGGCTTGCTGGCACAGGCCTTCCTGCAGCGTGGTTTTCGTGTCACCGGGATCGAACCGAACGATGCGATGCGCGAGGCCGGTGCCCGCTTGCTGGCGGCGCTGCCCTCGTTCGACATGCGCGGCGGCACGGCCGAGCAAACCGGGCTGGCCGATGCGTCGGTGGACGGCATCGCGGTCGGCACCGCCTTCCATTGGTTTGATCCGGCGCTGACGCGCGCCGAATTCCGCCGCATCCTGCGCCCCGGGGGCTGGGTCGCCTTGATCGGCAATGAACGCCATGTCGTCGCCGATGCCGATGCAGCCTTCGCAGATCTGCTCGCGCGCTTCCGGGGGGATGCGCACGAACGCATGCGGATGCTCGAAGACTGTGCGCCAGAGGCCTTTCTGGGCGCGGCGGCGCGCCATTTCGAAGTGCCGCACCGCCTGGCGGTCGATCGCGAAGCCTTTGTCGCACTTGCGCTGTCACGCTCCTACATGCCGCGTGCCAACAGCCCGCGCCGTGCCGAAGCGGAAGCGGCGATCGCCGCGACGTTCGAGGCGCATGCAGTGGAGGGCCGTTATGTCCTGAACTACCGCGCCACGGTGTTCGGGACGCGCGTGTTCTGA
- a CDS encoding carboxyl transferase domain-containing protein, translating to MTVLHSHLNPRDAAFQANAEAMRKVVDDLHAKLALVAQGGSADARDKHRARGKLLARERIEALLDPGTPFLELSPMAAWGMYGGDVASGGVVAGIGRVSGRECLIIANDATVKGGTYYPITVKKHLRAQEIAAENRLPCIYLVDSGGAFLPMQDEVFPDRDHFGRIFFNQANMSAAGIPQIACVMGMCTAGGAYVPAMSDETVIVKNQGTIYLGGPPLVKAATGEEVSAEDLGGGDVHTRLSGVADYLAEDDHDALGQVRRIVSHLNTQRPVGPAMAEHGPPLYDASELYGVIPADAKKPFDVREVIARIVDGSRFDEFKARYGTTLITGFAHIHGHPVGIVANNGILFSESAQKGAHFIELCSQRGIPLVFLQNITGFMVGRKYENGGIAKDGAKMVTAVSCAKVPKFTVVIGGSFGAGNYGMCGRAYSPRFLWMWPNARISVMGGEQAASVLAQVKKDGIAAKGGSWSAEEEEAFKAPIRQQYETQGHPYYASARLWDDGIIDPADTRRVLGLAIAASLNAPIEPTRFGVFRM from the coding sequence ATGACAGTCCTGCACTCACATCTGAATCCGCGCGACGCGGCATTCCAGGCCAATGCCGAGGCGATGCGCAAAGTCGTCGACGATCTGCATGCCAAGCTTGCGCTGGTCGCACAGGGCGGCAGCGCCGATGCGCGCGACAAGCATCGCGCACGCGGCAAGCTGCTCGCGCGCGAACGCATCGAAGCGCTGCTCGATCCGGGCACGCCTTTCCTTGAACTCTCGCCGATGGCGGCGTGGGGCATGTATGGCGGCGATGTCGCATCTGGCGGCGTGGTCGCCGGCATCGGTCGCGTATCGGGCCGCGAATGCCTGATCATCGCCAACGATGCCACGGTGAAGGGCGGCACCTATTACCCGATCACGGTGAAGAAACACCTGCGTGCGCAGGAGATCGCTGCCGAGAACCGGCTGCCCTGCATCTACCTGGTCGATTCGGGCGGCGCCTTCCTGCCGATGCAGGACGAGGTCTTCCCCGATCGCGATCACTTCGGCCGCATCTTCTTCAACCAGGCCAACATGAGTGCTGCGGGCATCCCGCAGATCGCCTGCGTGATGGGCATGTGCACCGCGGGCGGCGCTTATGTGCCGGCGATGAGCGATGAAACCGTGATCGTGAAGAACCAGGGGACGATCTACCTCGGCGGCCCGCCACTGGTGAAGGCCGCCACTGGCGAAGAAGTGAGTGCCGAAGACCTCGGTGGCGGCGATGTTCACACGCGGCTCTCGGGCGTGGCCGACTACCTCGCTGAAGACGATCACGACGCCCTCGGGCAGGTGCGCCGCATCGTTTCGCACCTGAATACGCAGCGCCCGGTTGGCCCCGCCATGGCGGAGCACGGACCACCGTTGTACGACGCCAGTGAGCTCTACGGTGTGATTCCGGCCGATGCGAAGAAACCCTTCGATGTGCGCGAAGTGATCGCGCGCATCGTCGACGGCTCGCGCTTCGACGAGTTCAAGGCGCGCTACGGCACCACGCTGATCACCGGCTTCGCACACATCCACGGCCACCCGGTCGGCATCGTCGCGAACAACGGCATCCTGTTTTCGGAGAGCGCACAGAAGGGCGCGCACTTCATCGAACTGTGCAGCCAGCGCGGCATTCCGCTGGTGTTCCTGCAGAACATCACCGGCTTCATGGTGGGCCGCAAGTACGAGAACGGCGGCATCGCGAAAGACGGCGCGAAGATGGTCACCGCGGTGTCCTGCGCGAAGGTGCCCAAGTTCACCGTGGTGATCGGTGGCAGTTTCGGCGCCGGCAACTACGGCATGTGTGGCCGTGCTTACTCACCGCGCTTCCTGTGGATGTGGCCCAACGCGCGCATCTCGGTGATGGGCGGCGAGCAGGCCGCGAGCGTGCTCGCGCAGGTGAAGAAGGACGGCATCGCGGCCAAGGGCGGCAGCTGGAGCGCGGAGGAGGAAGAGGCCTTCAAGGCGCCGATCCGCCAGCAATACGAAACCCAGGGCCACCCCTACTACGCCAGCGCGCGCCTGTGGGACGACGGCATCATCGACCCGGCCGACACCCGCCGCGTGCTGGGTCTCGCAATCGCTGCATCGCTGAACGCGCCGATTGAACCGACACGCTTCGGCGTGTTCCGCATGTAA
- a CDS encoding enoyl-CoA hydratase/isomerase family protein, whose product MSEVVNVTITAGVARLNLNRPERHNALDEKLIHDAHRAFDVLVGDPSVRVIVIGSDGPSFCAGADLEWMKRAAQLDGQANYQDARQLASLLFAIASSPKPVVARVQGAAYGGGVGLICVCDIAIGVETAQFALTEVRLGLAAATISPYVLGALGARQARRLVLTGERFDAHRARSYGLLHEVVAAEQLDAEVDRIVALLLLGGPHAQSAVKDMVRDFDGEPLSRALTDDTARRLAMIRTGQEGREGIAAFLEKRPPNWVPKG is encoded by the coding sequence ATGAGCGAAGTCGTCAACGTCACGATTACGGCCGGCGTGGCCCGGCTGAATCTGAACCGCCCCGAGCGTCACAACGCACTCGACGAGAAACTGATTCACGACGCCCACCGTGCGTTCGACGTATTGGTCGGCGACCCGTCGGTGCGCGTGATCGTGATCGGGTCCGATGGCCCCTCGTTCTGCGCGGGGGCGGACCTGGAATGGATGAAACGCGCCGCGCAGCTCGACGGGCAGGCCAACTATCAGGACGCGCGGCAGCTCGCGTCCCTGTTGTTCGCAATCGCGAGCAGCCCGAAGCCGGTGGTGGCCCGCGTGCAGGGCGCGGCCTACGGCGGCGGTGTCGGCCTGATCTGCGTGTGCGACATTGCGATCGGCGTCGAGACGGCGCAGTTTGCGCTGACCGAGGTGCGGCTCGGGCTCGCTGCCGCGACGATCAGCCCCTACGTGCTGGGTGCGCTGGGCGCACGGCAAGCGCGTCGGCTGGTGCTCACCGGCGAGCGTTTCGATGCGCACCGCGCCCGGTCCTACGGCTTGCTGCATGAAGTGGTGGCCGCCGAGCAGCTCGATGCCGAAGTCGATCGCATCGTCGCGCTGCTCCTGCTAGGTGGGCCGCATGCGCAAAGCGCAGTGAAGGACATGGTTCGCGACTTCGACGGCGAGCCGCTGTCGCGCGCGCTGACCGACGATACCGCGCGGCGCCTTGCGATGATCCGCACCGGACAGGAAGGGCGCGAGGGCATCGCCGCTTTCCTCGAAAAACGTCCCCCCAACTGGGTACCGAAGGGGTGA
- a CDS encoding cupin domain-containing protein, protein MSDAKPVVRLADVPLESFTHGERYADAYAAVGALLGLRHLGVSYDVIPPGKAICPFHNHYANDEFYVVLEGEGTYRFGDARYPVAAGDVMGAPAGGRDTAHHLINTGSVPLRVLVMSSMREPDVCEYPDSDKFLVMAGKSPGAEGVATFRHVGRRGDAVDYWDGE, encoded by the coding sequence ATGAGCGACGCGAAACCTGTCGTGAGGCTTGCCGATGTCCCGCTGGAAAGCTTCACCCACGGCGAGCGCTACGCCGACGCTTACGCAGCGGTCGGGGCGCTGCTCGGCTTGCGCCACCTTGGCGTGAGCTACGACGTCATTCCACCCGGCAAGGCCATCTGCCCCTTCCACAACCACTACGCCAACGACGAGTTCTATGTGGTGCTCGAAGGCGAGGGCACCTACCGCTTTGGCGATGCGCGTTACCCGGTTGCCGCCGGCGACGTGATGGGCGCACCCGCCGGCGGGCGTGACACTGCGCACCACCTGATCAACACCGGCAGCGTGCCGCTGCGGGTGCTGGTGATGAGTTCGATGCGCGAGCCCGACGTGTGCGAGTACCCGGATTCGGACAAGTTCCTCGTCATGGCCGGCAAGTCGCCGGGCGCCGAGGGCGTGGCGACGTTTCGCCATGTCGGGCGACGGGGGGATGCGGTGGATTATTGGGACGGGGAGTAA